Part of the Nitrospirae bacterium YQR-1 genome is shown below.
AACCAACTTATATACTCTTTCGCATCATTCCATGATACCTGTACTACTGGATGGTTCATCTTACTTGACACATCATCTGACGGATATATAGGATGCTTCCAATTCAACCCTGACTTCCAACCCCAATCATTCATCCCATCACCACTTATTCCATACCCTTTATTTTCTCTCTCTGCCTCTGTACGATACCCTATATCCGCTACGAATTTTTTAAACTGTGCATTGGTTACTTCATATTTTCCTAAATAGAAATCATCCACACATACCTTATACACTGGTTTTTCAACTGCCTCTCCATCACCAAACGTATCCCCGATGGTAAGTTATTGCCCCAACTATATTTATCTGATTTCTCCCCGTTACGACACGCATATTCCCACTCCGCT
Proteins encoded:
- a CDS encoding formylglycine-generating enzyme family protein; amino-acid sequence: MDDFYLGKYEVTNAQFKKFVADIGYRTEAERENKGYGISGDGMNDWGWKSGLNWKHPIYPSDDVSSKMNHPVVQVSWNDAKEYISWLNQKTGKRYSLPTEAEWEYACRNGEKSDKYSWGNNLPSG